A single region of the Triticum dicoccoides isolate Atlit2015 ecotype Zavitan chromosome 2B, WEW_v2.0, whole genome shotgun sequence genome encodes:
- the LOC119362720 gene encoding BSD domain-containing protein 1-like, whose protein sequence is MDFLFNSLAAPDPASPPPEPEAAAGSSSSSSTPAGSGDGGGWGRFGGLLKTLTSQSETVLDAYRRDLAEFSTGLRRETDALREAAAQAARDLPSSALALDGLADIVAQGKGAIAQVAATASAAASASPAAPSDADSDPGPASGHLRYYSRFEAQLRALQSDPATFTADPEDAEDFAAWGAGFSLQERQDEIEALCYESDAVEGMVDRLVPDAVEGDVFWARYFYRVHKLKQQEDARAKLVKRVIAQEEEEDLSWEVDDEVEEEPAKEEVIKQAPIKEEPKPEVQERENEKLEVEGRVNAVEEAGALDKEQKNADSPQPEVFGSSMVVVDKEEKEDASKLNVEESSDKKSAAEEPHSSTGDAEVKEGTKNETSDSSKDSDYSMVSRQRTATEEDLEWDEIEDLGEHEEKKGSAHGSSSAPKEELRKRLSVAEDDEDLSWDIEDDDDKA, encoded by the coding sequence ATGGATTTCCTCTTCAACTCGCTCGCGGCGCCCGACCCGGCCTCCCCGCCGCCGGAGCCGGAGGCCGCCGcggggtcctcctcctcctcgtccacgcCCGCCGGCTCCGGCGACGGGGGCGGGTGGGGCCGCTTCGGCGGGCTGCTCAAGACCCTCACCTCCCAGTCCGAGACCGTGCTGGACGCCTACCGCCGCGACCTCGCCGAGTTCAGCACCGGCCTGCGCCGCGAGACCGACGCGCTCCGCGAGGCCGCCGCCCAGGCGGCCCGGgacctcccctcctcggccctcgcGCTCGACGGCCTCGCCGACATCGTCGCCCAGGGCAAGGGCGCCATCGCCCAGgtcgccgccaccgcctccgccgccgcctcagccTCCCCGGCCGCGCCCTCCGACGCCGACTCCGACCCCGGCCCCGCCTCGGGCCACCTGAGGTACTACAGCCGCTTCGAGGCGCAGCTGCGCGCGCTCCAGTCGGATCCGGCCACCTTCACCGCCGATCCCGAGGACGCCGAGGACTTCGCGGCCTGGGGCGCGGGGTTTAGCCTCCAGGAGAGGCAAGACGAGATCGAGGCGCTCTGCTACGAGAGCGATGCCGTGGAAGGGATGGTTGACAGGCTCGTCCCCGACGCCGTGGAGGGCGACGTGTTCTGGGCCAGGTACTTTTACCGCGTCCACAAGCTCAAGCAGCAGGAGGACGCCAGGGCCAAGCTCGTCAAGCGGGTCATCGcgcaggaggaagaggaggattTGAGCTGGGAGGTGGATGACGAGGTTGAGGAGGAGCCAGCAAAAGAGGAGGTGATCAAGCAAGCACCGATCAAAGAAGAACCGAAACCTGAAGTACAGGAAAGAGAAAATGAGAAACTGGAGGTTGAAGGCAGAGTCAATGCAGTTGAAGAGGCCGGTGCTCTGGATAAGGAACAGAAGAATGCCGATTCACCGCAGCCGGAAGTTTTCGGTAGCTCTATGGTGGTAGTCGACAAGGAGGAGAAGGAAGATGCATCGAAATTGAATGTTGAAGAGTCAAGTGACAAGAAATCTGCTGCTGAGGAACCACATTCTAGCACTGGAGATGCTGAGGTGAAAGAAGGGACAAAGAATGAGACAAGTGACTCGAGCAAGGATAGCGATTACTCCATGGTGTCTAGACAGCGAACAGCGACCGAGGAGGATCTTGAATGGGACGAGATTGAGGATCTTGGGGAGCATGAGGAGAAGAAGGGGAGCGCTCATGGCTCAAGCTCTGCtccaaaggaggagctacgtaagaGGCTCAGTGTTGCAGAAGACGACGAGGATTTGAGTTGGGACATTGAGGATGACGATGATAAGGCCTGA
- the LOC119367429 gene encoding hydroquinone glucosyltransferase-like: MELFTNTASAPPKAPPRPHVVLLPSPGAGHLTPMAELARRLVELGFSATIVTFTNLSAPVDADRLTPCLPASVAVAALPAVQMDDLPANVHDGAVLGELLRRSLPNIRALLRSINSTTLLAAVVPDFLCSMALHIAAELGVPGYLFFPSNLAMVALTRHIVELHEGAAPGEYRDVAVPLELPGGVSLCGADIPDAFRGSFTNQRYAKLVELVRSYRLADGILVNTFYEMELGTAEAFKRLEQAAGTFLFPPVFPVGPFVRRPDPDEAAAGASSPCLEWLDRQPVGSVVYVAFGSGGVLSVEQTAELAAGLEASGQRFLWVVRMPSTDGGGDDEDDPLAWLPVGFLERTRGRGLAVAAWAPQVRVLSHRATAVFVSHCGWNSTLESVGCGVPMLAWPLYAEQGMNAVILEEKLGVALRVPAAREDDRCLVTRHEIATAVKELVEGDQKLRRRAESLQKAAAGAWSPEGPSRRALEEVAVKLKAALGREK; the protein is encoded by the coding sequence ATGGAGTTGTTCACCAACACTGCCTCCGCGCCACCCAAAGCGCCGCCGCGGCCGCACGTCGTGCTTCTCCCCAGCCCCGGCGCCGGCCACCTCACTCCAATGGCCGAGCTGGCGCGGCGGCTCGTGGAGCTCGGCTTCTCGGCTACGATCGTCACCTTCACCAACCTCTCTGCCCCAGTAGATGCAGATCGGCTCACCCCGTGCCTCCCGGCCTCCGTTGCCGtcgccgcgctccccgccgtccagaTGGACGACCTCCCCGCCAACGTCCACGACGGCGCGGTGCTCGGGGAGCTCCTCCGCCGCTCCCTCCCCAACATCCGCGCCCTCCTTCGCTCCATCAACTCCACCACCCTGCTCGCCGCAGTCGTGCCAGACTTCTTGTGCTCCATGGCGCTGCACATCGCGGCCGAGCTCGGCGTCCCCGGATACCTCTTCTTCCCTAGCAACCTGGCCATGGTCGCCCTCACGCGCCACATCGTCGAGCTCCACGAGGGCGCCGCTCCGGGCGAGTACCGCGACGTCGCGGTGCCTCTCGAGCTTCCCGGCGGCGTGTCGCTGTGCGGCGCCGACATCCCGGACGCGTTCCGCGGCAGTTTCACCAACCAGCGGTACGCGAAACTTGTCGAGCTGGTCCGGAGCTATCGCCTCGCCGATGGCATACTGGTGAACACGTTCTACGAGATGGAACTTGGCACCGCGGAAGCGTTCAAGCGACTGGAGCAAGCTGCGGGCACGTTCCTCTTCCCGCCCGTTTTCCCGGTGGGGCCATTCGTCCGGCGGCCAGACCCCGACGAAGCCGCCGCCGGCGCGTCGTCGCCATGCTTGGAGTGGCTTGATCGTCAGCCGGTCGGTTCCGTGGTGTACGTCGCCTTCGGGAGCGGCGGGGTACTTTCTGTGGAGCAGACGGCCGAGCTCGCGGCCGGTCTGGAGGCGAGCGGCCAAAGGTTTCTTTGGGTCGTGCGGATGCCAAgcaccgacggcggcggcgacgacgaggacgacccaTTGGCGTGGCTCCCCGTGGGCTTCTTGGAGAGGACCAGGGGCAGGGGCCTGGCCGTGGCGGCGTGGGCGCCTCAGGTGCGCGTGCTGTCCCACCGTGCGACCGCCGTCTTCGTGTCACACTGCGGATGGAACTCGACGCTGGAGAGCGTGGGGTGCGGTGTGCCGATGCTCGCGTGGCCGCTGTACGCGGAGCAGGGAATGAACGCCGTCATCCTGGAAGAGAAGCTCGGGGTGGCGCTGCGGGTGCCGGCGGCACGAGAGGACGATCGATGCTTGGTGACGCGACACGAGATCGCCACCGCCGTGAAGGAACTCGTGGAGGGGGATCAGAAGCTGCGGCGCCGGGCCGAGAGCCTGCAGAAAGCGGCAGCAGGTGCGTGGTCACCGGAGGGGCCGTCGCGCCGGGCGCTCGAGGAGGTCGCCGTCAAGTTGAAGGCGGCGCTTGGCAGAGAGAAGTAA